A window of the Euzebya pacifica genome harbors these coding sequences:
- the hpf gene encoding ribosome hibernation-promoting factor, HPF/YfiA family, with protein MDITLRARNCEISERVKEEARRKVEHATRFFDRIVDLEVSFAEEHNPRIPNPASVEITARSKKHTVRALGEGQDHHEAIDQAIARFERQLRRYKTRLIDRGRRGRDDARTTGELPKVHRRSSNGQVEHDDPSPNIVKRKEFELTAMFPDDAVLQLELLGHDFYLFTNAGTGAPNVVYRRGDGDIGLIEATSADQSAAMAAAG; from the coding sequence GTGGACATCACTCTGCGAGCACGGAACTGCGAGATCTCGGAACGGGTCAAGGAGGAAGCACGGCGCAAGGTAGAACACGCCACCCGCTTCTTCGACCGCATCGTCGACCTCGAGGTGAGCTTTGCGGAGGAGCACAATCCACGGATACCCAACCCGGCGAGTGTGGAGATCACCGCACGGTCGAAGAAGCACACCGTCCGCGCCCTCGGCGAGGGGCAGGACCACCACGAGGCGATCGACCAGGCCATCGCCCGGTTCGAGCGCCAGCTGCGTCGCTACAAGACCCGGCTGATCGACCGTGGCCGCCGTGGCCGCGACGATGCGCGCACCACCGGTGAGCTGCCCAAGGTGCACCGGCGCAGCAGCAACGGCCAGGTCGAACACGATGACCCCTCACCCAACATCGTCAAGCGCAAGGAGTTCGAGCTGACGGCGATGTTCCCCGACGACGCAGTCCTGCAGCTCGAGCTGCTCGGCCACGACTTCTACCTGTTCACCAACGCCGGAACGGGCGCACCGAATGTGGTCTACCGACGCGGTGACGGTGACATCGGCCTGATCGAGGCGACCAGCGCTGACCAGTCCGCGGCCATGGCGGCGGCGGGCTAA
- a CDS encoding OB-fold nucleic acid binding domain-containing protein encodes MPPFAVRSTSDHLATDQLDAWCTLFEGCTRINALVPRQHATALGVIQRLRLVPDESMEAVIDDGTGRLRVVWTGSDPLNGLELGRGLRVEGTVSLDGGQKLMRNPTWCVVRDPYACAEKEREKERAARTDKGVSARR; translated from the coding sequence ATGCCACCCTTCGCCGTCCGCTCGACCAGCGATCACCTCGCCACCGACCAGCTCGATGCCTGGTGCACCCTGTTCGAGGGCTGCACCCGCATCAACGCGCTGGTGCCACGTCAGCACGCCACGGCGCTCGGGGTGATCCAGCGCCTGCGGCTCGTGCCCGACGAGTCCATGGAGGCCGTCATCGACGACGGCACCGGCCGGCTCCGCGTGGTGTGGACGGGCAGCGATCCCCTGAACGGGCTCGAGCTCGGCCGCGGGCTTCGGGTGGAGGGGACTGTCAGCCTGGACGGCGGACAGAAGCTGATGCGCAACCCCACGTGGTGCGTCGTCCGCGACCCCTACGCCTGCGCAGAGAAGGAACGCGAGAAGGAACGCGCCGCTCGGACGGACAAGGGCGTCAGCGCCCGCCGATGA
- a CDS encoding potassium channel family protein — translation MKVVIAGAGGIGRYLAAELRDRGHDLTIVEKRDEAVARVGDGIRIVHGDACAPAVLEAAEVRSADVVVAVTGDDEDNLVVSLLSKEEFGVPRVLARVNYPANEWLFDASWGVDLAVSPPHLLTALVEEEVLTGDLISLLKLGRGEIELLEVRLDEKSAATGQRVDGLPLPPDSAIVAIVRGNRVLPARGTTALTEGDEVLALVPVMRVEEMREALIGGR, via the coding sequence ATGAAGGTCGTCATCGCAGGCGCAGGCGGCATCGGTCGGTACCTGGCCGCAGAGCTGCGCGACCGTGGCCACGACCTGACGATCGTGGAGAAGCGCGACGAGGCCGTCGCCCGCGTCGGCGATGGCATCCGCATCGTCCACGGCGACGCCTGTGCCCCGGCGGTGCTGGAAGCCGCGGAGGTGCGCAGCGCCGACGTCGTAGTGGCCGTGACCGGTGACGACGAGGACAACCTGGTCGTCAGCTTGCTGTCCAAGGAGGAGTTCGGCGTGCCACGCGTGCTGGCACGGGTGAACTACCCGGCCAACGAGTGGCTGTTCGACGCCTCGTGGGGTGTGGACCTTGCCGTCTCGCCACCCCACCTGCTGACCGCGCTGGTCGAGGAGGAGGTGCTGACCGGTGACCTGATCAGCCTGCTCAAGCTCGGACGCGGCGAGATCGAGCTGCTGGAGGTCAGGCTGGACGAGAAGTCCGCCGCAACCGGTCAGCGCGTCGACGGCCTGCCGTTGCCACCGGACAGCGCCATCGTCGCGATCGTCCGCGGCAACCGGGTGCTGCCGGCCCGTGGGACGACCGCGCTGACGGAGGGGGACGAGGTGCTGGCGCTGGTGCCGGTGATGCGTGTGGAGGAGATGCGCGAGGCGCTCATCGGCGGGCGCTGA
- a CDS encoding response regulator, producing the protein MSETPADSIKVIVADDHALFRRGLFMVLESEDDIDVVAEASDGDEVIALAEEHIPDLVLMDVRMPGITGIEATKSIKDKVPSTKILMLTISDEEEDLYDAIKAGASGYLLKEISIDEVADAIRSVHAGQSLISPSMASKLLNEFAAMAKKDEEKQQMPAPRLTDREMEVLTLVAKGMNNRDIAKELFISENTVKNHVRNILEKLHLHSRMEAVVYAVREKLLEIK; encoded by the coding sequence ATGAGCGAGACGCCGGCCGACTCCATCAAGGTCATCGTCGCCGACGACCACGCGCTCTTCCGTCGGGGACTGTTCATGGTCCTCGAGTCCGAGGACGACATCGACGTCGTGGCCGAGGCCAGCGACGGTGACGAGGTCATCGCCCTCGCCGAGGAGCACATTCCCGACCTGGTGCTGATGGACGTCCGGATGCCCGGCATCACGGGGATCGAGGCGACCAAGTCGATCAAGGACAAGGTCCCCTCGACGAAGATCCTGATGCTGACGATCTCCGATGAGGAAGAGGACCTCTACGACGCGATCAAGGCAGGCGCGTCGGGGTACCTCCTCAAGGAGATCTCCATCGACGAGGTCGCCGACGCCATTCGCAGCGTCCACGCCGGTCAGTCCCTGATCTCGCCCTCCATGGCCTCCAAGCTGCTCAACGAGTTCGCGGCGATGGCCAAGAAGGACGAGGAGAAGCAGCAGATGCCGGCCCCCCGGCTGACCGACCGCGAGATGGAGGTCCTGACGCTCGTCGCCAAGGGGATGAACAACCGCGACATCGCCAAGGAGCTGTTCATCTCCGAGAACACGGTGAAGAACCACGTGCGCAACATCCTGGAGAAGCTGCACCTCCACTCGCGCATGGAAGCCGTCGTCTACGCCGTCCGCGAGAAGCTCCTCGAAATTAAGTAG